From one Gemella morbillorum genomic stretch:
- a CDS encoding ABC transporter permease: MTNVKEEKVITKTPSGFSVVAREFKKDKGAFAALVALSAILLFVVGFNIYIRVSGVYQTYFDVDLLNIFLKPGEDGFLLGTDVGGHSVFGWLMMGMLNSILIALAVTVITITVGTTIGLVIAYYGGTVDNVVMRFVDFMVIIPTLMVIIVFVSIKRDYGLVLFILILSVFAWMSSTRLVRSKALSESRRDYVLASKTMGTPDWKIMLKGILPNISSIIIVEATLSLAANMGIEVGLTYLGFGLPAGTPSIGTMLSYAKDADVLINKMYIWLPAALSILIIVLCINSIGGALRRSLDARQRL; encoded by the coding sequence ATGACAAATGTAAAAGAAGAAAAAGTTATAACTAAAACTCCTTCTGGGTTTTCAGTTGTAGCGCGTGAATTCAAAAAGGATAAAGGAGCTTTTGCGGCTTTAGTTGCGTTATCTGCAATTTTATTATTCGTAGTAGGTTTTAATATTTACATTCGAGTAAGTGGTGTTTATCAAACTTATTTTGATGTAGACTTATTAAACATTTTCTTAAAACCAGGTGAAGATGGTTTCTTACTTGGAACAGATGTTGGGGGGCACTCAGTATTTGGGTGGCTTATGATGGGGATGCTTAACTCTATTCTTATCGCGCTAGCGGTAACTGTAATTACTATTACGGTTGGTACAACTATAGGATTAGTTATTGCATACTATGGAGGTACAGTGGATAATGTTGTAATGCGTTTTGTAGACTTTATGGTTATCATCCCAACACTTATGGTTATTATCGTATTCGTAAGTATAAAACGTGACTATGGATTAGTATTATTTATCTTAATCTTATCTGTATTTGCTTGGATGAGTTCTACACGTCTTGTTCGTAGTAAAGCTTTATCAGAGTCGCGTCGTGATTATGTTCTAGCTTCAAAAACGATGGGTACTCCAGACTGGAAAATTATGTTAAAAGGTATCTTACCAAACATTAGTTCTATTATTATTGTTGAGGCAACTTTATCTTTAGCTGCTAATATGGGTATTGAGGTTGGTCTTACTTATCTTGGGTTTGGTCTTCCAGCAGGTACACCAAGTATAGGTACTATGTTATCTTATGCTAAAGATGCAGATGTACTTATTAACAAAATGTATATTTGGTTACCGGCTGCTCTTTCAATTTTAATTATTGTTTTATGCATTAACTCAATTGGTGGTGCATTAAGACGTAGTTTAGATGCAAGACAAAGATTATAA
- a CDS encoding DUF2812 domain-containing protein, with product MSKYKIVHAFALKNSQFLKRLEYYSSQGWHYKKWLVFFIVLEKGEPKNYRYELVYDRKFTKEKQEFYQANGWKLIRNSFFWQILRGESNAVDLYTDNIGEVEMWKYRLKFTLKLNLICIFITILILLGSEYSVMEGHIFKFIQGMFCGGTTALVFLNIYFYIKYKIAEKGED from the coding sequence ATGAGTAAATATAAAATAGTTCATGCTTTTGCATTAAAGAATAGCCAATTTTTAAAAAGATTGGAATATTATAGCTCACAAGGGTGGCACTATAAAAAGTGGTTGGTATTTTTTATAGTACTTGAAAAGGGAGAGCCAAAAAACTATAGGTATGAATTAGTTTATGATAGAAAGTTTACAAAAGAAAAACAAGAATTTTATCAAGCTAATGGTTGGAAGTTAATAAGAAATAGCTTTTTTTGGCAAATATTAAGAGGAGAGTCTAATGCAGTAGATTTATATACCGATAATATAGGAGAAGTAGAAATGTGGAAATATCGTCTAAAATTCACGTTAAAACTAAATTTAATATGTATTTTTATTACTATATTGATTTTGTTAGGGAGTGAATATAGCGTTATGGAAGGCCATATATTTAAATTTATTCAAGGAATGTTTTGTGGTGGAACAACAGCATTAGTATTTTTAAACATTTACTTTTATATTAAATACAAAATAGCTGAGAAAGGAGAGGATTAG
- a CDS encoding MBL fold metallo-hydrolase → MKLSVLASSSSGNSVYIEDDNFRCLVDVGLTGKKITENLGQIGRDIKDVDAIFVTHEHIDHIKGIGVLARKYNIPVYANKLTWDNMSKIGEIKSDLKFHFEKEDSKIFNGLVVNSFGVSHDAANPQFYVFEKDGKRVSILTDTGYISDKMVDYVKDSHTLVYESNHEENVLLSGPYPWPTKQRILSDKGHLSNTDSANYLTRIVGSNTKNVLLAHLSEQNNTKELARMAASITLKNKDIDCEVASDKTIACNDKIVIMDTDPVIPTKILEI, encoded by the coding sequence GTGAAATTATCGGTATTAGCTAGTAGCAGCAGTGGAAATAGTGTCTATATAGAAGACGATAATTTCCGTTGCCTTGTTGATGTAGGTCTTACTGGGAAAAAAATAACTGAAAATCTTGGGCAAATAGGACGTGATATTAAGGATGTTGATGCAATATTTGTAACTCATGAGCATATTGATCATATTAAAGGTATTGGTGTTCTAGCCCGTAAGTATAATATTCCAGTGTATGCCAATAAACTTACGTGGGATAATATGAGTAAAATCGGTGAGATAAAATCTGACCTAAAATTCCATTTTGAGAAAGAAGATAGTAAAATATTTAATGGGCTAGTAGTCAATAGTTTTGGAGTAAGTCACGATGCAGCAAACCCACAGTTCTATGTTTTCGAAAAGGATGGGAAAAGGGTTAGCATTTTAACAGATACAGGGTATATATCGGATAAAATGGTGGACTATGTTAAAGATTCGCATACATTAGTTTATGAGAGTAATCATGAGGAAAATGTCTTGCTGAGTGGGCCATATCCGTGGCCAACAAAACAGCGCATATTATCTGATAAGGGGCATTTATCCAATACAGATTCTGCAAATTACTTAACGAGAATAGTTGGAAGTAATACGAAAAATGTATTATTGGCACATCTCAGCGAACAAAATAATACAAAAGAGCTTGCGCGTATGGCGGCATCTATAACGCTGAAAAATAAAGATATTGATTGCGAAGTGGCGAGTGACAAAACTATAGCTTGCAATGATAAAATTGTAATTATGGATACAGATCCTGTTATTCCAACAAAAATACTTGAAATATAA
- a CDS encoding ABC transporter ATP-binding protein, whose amino-acid sequence MTKEKLLEIRNLETAFRIKDDYFNAVDKVSLDLYRNEVLAIVGESGCGKSTLATTVMGLHNENLTKSTGEVIFNGKNLLELTEEEMNKIRTKDIGMIFQDPLSSLNPLHRIGKQIEEALIYHTELSAAEREKRVIELLTQVGIPNPERCAKQYPHELSGGMRQRVMIAMAMSCKPSVLIADEPTTALDVTIQAQILDLIKNLQEEMHAGIILITHDLGVVAEMADRVAVLYAGEVVEIGTAEQIFKNPRHPYTRSLLRSIPQLEDEASDDELYVIKGMVPSIKNLERKGCRFADRIPWVSEHSHEEEPTLHEVEEGHLVRCTCYKDFVFEGEDA is encoded by the coding sequence ATGACTAAAGAAAAGTTATTAGAGATTAGGAATTTAGAAACGGCGTTCAGAATAAAAGATGATTATTTTAATGCTGTGGATAAAGTTAGTTTAGATCTTTATAGAAATGAAGTATTAGCTATCGTTGGAGAGAGTGGTTGCGGAAAATCGACTCTTGCAACAACGGTTATGGGACTTCACAATGAAAATTTAACTAAATCAACTGGAGAAGTTATTTTTAATGGAAAGAATTTATTAGAATTAACTGAAGAAGAAATGAATAAAATTAGAACAAAAGATATAGGGATGATTTTCCAAGATCCTCTATCTTCGCTTAATCCTCTACATAGAATTGGCAAACAAATTGAGGAAGCACTTATTTATCATACCGAACTTAGTGCAGCAGAAAGAGAAAAGCGTGTTATTGAGCTTTTAACACAAGTTGGAATCCCGAATCCAGAGCGTTGTGCAAAACAATATCCACATGAGTTGTCAGGTGGGATGCGTCAACGTGTTATGATTGCAATGGCGATGAGTTGTAAACCGAGCGTTCTTATCGCTGATGAACCGACAACAGCATTAGATGTTACTATCCAAGCTCAAATTCTAGACCTTATTAAAAATCTTCAAGAAGAAATGCATGCGGGAATTATTTTGATTACCCATGATCTTGGAGTTGTTGCTGAAATGGCAGATAGAGTAGCTGTTCTTTATGCAGGAGAAGTAGTAGAAATTGGTACTGCTGAACAAATTTTTAAAAATCCGAGACATCCGTATACGCGTAGTTTACTACGTAGTATTCCACAGCTTGAAGACGAGGCTTCAGATGATGAACTTTATGTAATTAAAGGAATGGTGCCATCTATCAAAAACTTAGAAAGAAAAGGTTGTCGTTTTGCTGACCGTATTCCTTGGGTTTCTGAACATTCACACGAAGAAGAGCCAACGTTACACGAAGTAGAAGAAGGCCACCTAGTAAGATGTACATGTTATAAAGATTTTGTGTTTGAAGGGGAGGATGCTTAA
- the opp4B gene encoding oligopeptide ABC transporter permease, translating into MWKVVLKRILVMIPQLFILSILVFGLAKLMPGDPFSGLAENPKISQDQIESIRQASGFYDPWYQQYLTWLNNFFHGEFGLSYTTGKSVGTLLGERIFNTFNLSLFTALLMYSIAIPMGMYAGRYNGSKFDKFVNFYNFFFLAIPSFVLYLFMIALFGFGLGWFPTSGSVDVNLDPGTFAYYIDKLKHLILPGICLALLSTVSTVQYLRNEVIDAKQSDYVKTARAKGVPVNKVYSGHIFRNSILPIAAFFGFSITGLFSGGIFVETIFGYPGMGQLFYQSILDRDYSVVTTLMLFSGFLTLLGSMLSDIIMAIVDPRIKLD; encoded by the coding sequence ATGTGGAAAGTAGTTTTAAAACGTATTTTAGTTATGATACCACAGTTATTCATCCTTAGTATCTTAGTTTTTGGTCTAGCGAAACTTATGCCTGGGGATCCATTTAGTGGGCTTGCAGAAAATCCAAAGATTTCTCAAGACCAAATTGAATCAATTCGCCAAGCGAGTGGTTTCTATGACCCTTGGTATCAACAGTATCTAACATGGTTAAATAACTTCTTCCACGGAGAGTTTGGTCTAAGTTACACTACTGGTAAATCTGTTGGAACTCTTTTAGGAGAAAGAATTTTTAATACATTTAACTTATCACTATTTACAGCGTTATTAATGTACTCTATCGCCATTCCTATGGGGATGTATGCTGGACGTTATAACGGTTCTAAATTTGATAAATTTGTAAACTTCTACAATTTCTTCTTCTTAGCAATTCCATCATTTGTATTATACTTATTTATGATTGCGTTATTTGGATTCGGATTAGGCTGGTTCCCAACAAGTGGTTCTGTAGATGTTAACCTTGATCCAGGGACATTTGCATACTATATTGATAAACTTAAACACTTGATTTTACCGGGTATTTGTTTAGCGTTGTTATCGACAGTATCTACTGTTCAGTATTTACGTAATGAAGTTATTGATGCTAAACAAAGTGATTATGTTAAAACAGCAAGAGCAAAAGGTGTACCTGTTAACAAAGTTTATTCAGGGCATATCTTTAGAAACTCTATTTTACCAATTGCAGCATTCTTCGGATTCTCAATCACTGGTCTTTTCAGTGGTGGTATTTTCGTAGAAACAATTTTTGGTTATCCAGGAATGGGACAATTATTCTATCAAAGTATTTTAGATAGAGACTACAGCGTTGTAACTACACTTATGTTATTCTCAGGGTTCCTAACATTACTAGGAAGTATGCTAAGTGACATTATTATGGCAATTGTTGACCCGCGTATTAAATTAGACTAG
- a CDS encoding ATP-binding cassette domain-containing protein, which translates to MLKVENLKVHYPIRGGFFNTIKDYVYAVDGVDVNIEAGKTYGLIGESGSGKTTVGKVILGLEKATAGQIIYKDEDVTKKAARNKIKYNRDVQMIFQDAMSSLNPKKRIIDIISEPINNFENLSEEDTRKKVLELLNIVGMGEEAMYKYPFEFSGGQRQRIGVARAIACNPRLIVADEPVSALDLSVQAQVLNFMKQIQKEFNISYLFISHDLGVVKHMCDYIYIMYRGRIVERGTREDIYNNPQHIYTKRLIAAIPSTNLDKAKEIIEVRKAVEAEYNEHYNDYFDKDGRVYPLKKLTETHYVAMKGGEV; encoded by the coding sequence ATGTTAAAAGTTGAAAATTTAAAAGTTCACTACCCCATTCGAGGTGGTTTCTTTAACACTATAAAAGATTATGTTTATGCGGTTGATGGTGTTGATGTGAATATCGAAGCTGGTAAAACTTACGGGCTTATTGGAGAAAGTGGTAGTGGTAAAACTACTGTTGGTAAAGTTATACTAGGGCTTGAAAAAGCTACAGCAGGGCAAATTATCTATAAAGATGAAGATGTAACAAAAAAAGCTGCTCGTAATAAGATAAAATATAATCGTGATGTTCAAATGATTTTCCAAGATGCAATGTCTAGTTTAAATCCAAAGAAACGTATTATTGATATTATTTCTGAACCTATTAATAACTTTGAAAACTTATCAGAAGAAGATACAAGAAAGAAAGTTTTAGAACTTCTTAATATTGTTGGTATGGGTGAAGAAGCTATGTATAAATATCCATTTGAATTTTCAGGTGGACAACGTCAACGTATTGGAGTAGCACGAGCTATAGCGTGTAATCCGCGATTAATCGTGGCTGATGAACCAGTATCAGCTCTTGACCTTTCAGTTCAAGCGCAAGTTCTTAACTTTATGAAACAAATTCAAAAAGAATTTAATATCAGTTATTTATTCATCTCGCATGACCTTGGTGTTGTTAAACATATGTGTGATTACATCTATATCATGTATCGTGGACGAATTGTAGAACGTGGAACGCGTGAAGATATTTATAATAATCCGCAACATATTTATACAAAACGTCTTATAGCAGCTATTCCAAGTACAAATCTTGATAAAGCTAAAGAGATCATAGAGGTAAGAAAAGCTGTTGAAGCAGAATATAATGAACATTACAATGATTATTTTGATAAAGATGGACGTGTTTATCCACTTAAAAAATTAACAGAGACGCACTATGTTGCTATGAAAGGAGGAGAAGTATAA
- a CDS encoding PadR family transcriptional regulator, giving the protein MAKASPYESGELTDSIFFTLLVLTKPIHGYMIMQKVAEITNNSIIIGPATMYTTLGKMVGVNWIEEKDIDNSKKEYHITKKGYEVLMKDFEKREFLLNVADNLLRGGYHE; this is encoded by the coding sequence ATGGCGAAGGCAAGTCCTTATGAAAGTGGCGAGCTGACAGACAGTATATTTTTTACTCTATTAGTTTTAACTAAACCTATTCATGGGTATATGATAATGCAAAAAGTTGCTGAGATTACCAATAATAGTATTATTATTGGGCCAGCAACAATGTATACTACGCTGGGGAAAATGGTTGGAGTGAATTGGATAGAAGAAAAGGATATAGACAATTCTAAAAAAGAGTATCACATAACAAAAAAGGGTTATGAAGTGCTGATGAAAGACTTTGAAAAAAGGGAGTTTTTACTAAATGTCGCTGATAATCTTTTAAGAGGTGGATATCATGAGTAA
- a CDS encoding DUF2812 domain-containing protein, with product MTKYKYITIWTSYDKVEQKMTELSQEGYEYDSCYFVIVRMKKTNTKPKKYKFIYDKNFSPEITEYYKASGWRLHKIKLTYFLRLAEGDENSYPIFSDDETEYEIIKYRVFRFFYMFIIGLLLAGFSNRVDSYIGETAGKVVTALCSGLGGFGLGGLMIFIPKFLKLRRACKKNIDGS from the coding sequence GTGACGAAGTACAAATATATAACGATATGGACTAGTTACGATAAGGTTGAACAAAAAATGACAGAACTTAGTCAAGAAGGGTACGAGTATGATAGTTGTTATTTTGTAATCGTAAGAATGAAAAAAACAAATACTAAGCCAAAAAAGTACAAGTTCATCTATGATAAAAACTTCTCGCCTGAGATAACAGAGTATTATAAGGCTAGTGGGTGGCGTCTTCACAAAATTAAGTTAACATATTTTCTAAGACTTGCAGAAGGAGATGAAAACTCTTATCCGATTTTTAGTGATGACGAAACTGAATACGAAATTATCAAATATAGAGTTTTTAGATTTTTTTACATGTTTATTATTGGTCTTTTGTTAGCAGGTTTTTCGAATAGGGTAGATAGTTATATAGGTGAGACAGCAGGGAAGGTCGTTACAGCTTTATGTAGTGGACTTGGCGGCTTTGGTTTGGGAGGATTAATGATTTTTATACCAAAATTTTTAAAACTTAGACGAGCGTGTAAGAAAAATATTGACGGGAGTTAA
- a CDS encoding ABC transporter ATP-binding protein, protein MILEFRNIEKSFGDKKVLKGINFTAKSGVANGYLGRNGSGKTTSFRVLLDIFKPDKGEILLDGKPLDHSKVKIGYLPEERGMYDGVGLVDQLAYFGMLKGMTKKAARDEAKKWLDFFELEDNKQALKTLSKGNAQKIQIIQSVMNDPDILVFDEPFSGLDPVNVGKLKEIITEFIKKDKLVIFSSHQMPVVETFCEDINILEQGEIVLSGNLDYIKKQLGHGKMILSVSNLEKEELLANLKSIPMGIEYSLVPEGVLLDFKEEGAKKELLAKLSGSSFNVEEFKLYKPSLEEIFVSQVGK, encoded by the coding sequence ATGATATTAGAATTTAGAAATATAGAAAAGAGCTTCGGGGATAAAAAAGTTCTTAAAGGAATTAATTTCACAGCGAAAAGTGGAGTAGCAAATGGATATTTGGGGCGTAATGGTAGTGGTAAGACTACAAGTTTTAGAGTTTTACTTGATATTTTCAAGCCGGATAAAGGAGAAATCTTACTTGACGGAAAACCTCTTGACCACAGCAAAGTAAAAATCGGATATCTACCTGAAGAACGTGGCATGTACGATGGTGTTGGATTGGTAGACCAGTTGGCTTACTTCGGAATGCTAAAAGGTATGACGAAAAAAGCTGCTAGAGATGAAGCAAAAAAATGGCTAGACTTTTTTGAGTTAGAAGATAATAAACAAGCTTTGAAAACTTTGTCAAAAGGGAACGCTCAAAAAATTCAAATTATCCAAAGTGTTATGAATGATCCTGATATATTAGTTTTTGATGAGCCGTTTAGTGGTTTAGACCCAGTTAACGTAGGGAAGTTAAAAGAGATTATAACAGAGTTTATCAAAAAAGATAAACTTGTAATCTTCTCGTCTCATCAAATGCCAGTTGTAGAAACATTTTGCGAAGATATTAATATTTTGGAGCAAGGGGAAATTGTTTTAAGTGGAAACTTAGACTATATTAAAAAACAACTTGGTCATGGGAAAATGATTTTAAGCGTTAGTAATTTAGAAAAAGAAGAGTTGCTTGCTAATTTAAAATCTATTCCAATGGGAATAGAATACAGCTTAGTACCGGAGGGAGTACTTCTTGATTTTAAAGAAGAAGGCGCTAAGAAAGAGTTGCTTGCTAAATTATCAGGAAGTAGCTTTAATGTAGAAGAATTTAAACTTTATAAACCATCATTGGAAGAAATCTTTGTAAGTCAGGTAGGTAAATAA
- a CDS encoding ABC transporter permease, translating into MKNFSTVFNFELKQFFGKTSTKVIMAVYFIVAIGVTFIPSIANSNLFKGKSNNNFERSAYVVKDVNIQLENLKDAKKYDSKEAAEKDIKEDKLDEAIVLTKERYEYLSKRSIFSGSSSDFQEAFGKNVEKYVYKQSGLDYDKVNQVKAAVPKPMMVNISGDSDMIAQGVKVAIVYVLTLVIYMTVMQFGSVVAMNVVKEKSNRAMELLIVTVNPKTLILGKVFALSIAVLIQMAVAIGGLFVGMKINMQRYSEGLKVIVNNLDYKVIGIGLIFTLTGFVMFMFMYAAFASLVSKVEDVNGAITIPMLIFIAGFFVDYYVMSSSGDTKLAEILSYFPLTSYFVMFTRYAISHVSTTELLASYGILVVTTIVVAIACVKVYRSATLRYGQKLNFFKLLFRK; encoded by the coding sequence ATGAAAAATTTTAGCACAGTATTTAATTTTGAACTTAAACAATTTTTTGGGAAAACATCAACGAAAGTTATAATGGCAGTTTATTTTATAGTTGCTATAGGAGTAACCTTTATACCATCAATAGCGAATAGCAACTTGTTTAAAGGGAAAAGTAATAATAATTTTGAGCGTAGCGCTTATGTAGTGAAGGATGTAAATATTCAATTAGAAAATTTAAAAGATGCTAAAAAGTATGATTCTAAAGAAGCTGCAGAAAAAGATATTAAAGAGGATAAGCTTGATGAAGCAATAGTCTTAACAAAAGAAAGATACGAATACTTATCAAAACGTAGTATTTTTAGCGGTTCTTCAAGTGACTTCCAAGAAGCATTTGGAAAAAATGTAGAAAAGTATGTTTATAAACAAAGTGGTCTTGATTATGATAAGGTGAATCAAGTTAAAGCGGCTGTTCCGAAACCAATGATGGTTAATATTAGCGGAGATTCTGATATGATAGCCCAAGGTGTTAAAGTTGCGATTGTTTATGTTTTAACATTGGTTATTTATATGACTGTAATGCAATTTGGTAGTGTTGTCGCGATGAACGTTGTTAAAGAAAAAAGTAATCGTGCGATGGAGTTGTTAATCGTGACAGTTAATCCAAAAACGTTAATTCTAGGGAAAGTATTTGCTTTATCTATAGCCGTTCTAATTCAAATGGCTGTGGCTATAGGTGGTTTGTTTGTTGGAATGAAGATAAATATGCAAAGGTATAGTGAGGGATTAAAAGTTATTGTTAATAATCTTGATTACAAAGTAATCGGAATAGGATTAATTTTCACTTTAACTGGGTTTGTAATGTTTATGTTTATGTACGCAGCATTTGCTTCATTAGTTAGCAAGGTAGAAGATGTTAACGGGGCAATAACTATACCAATGTTAATATTTATAGCTGGATTCTTTGTAGATTACTATGTTATGAGTTCTTCAGGGGATACAAAATTAGCAGAAATCTTATCTTACTTCCCACTTACTTCATACTTTGTAATGTTCACGAGATATGCGATAAGTCATGTTAGTACAACGGAGTTGTTGGCATCATATGGAATCTTAGTAGTAACAACAATTGTTGTAGCGATAGCTTGTGTTAAAGTATATCGTTCGGCTACATTGAGATATGGTCAGAAATTAAACTTCTTCAAGTTATTATTTAGAAAATAA
- a CDS encoding ABC transporter substrate-binding protein, translated as MQKKKMLKVVSSAMALTMVLAGCSSTSNKQKGTKAAVEFKTSVDNGGTAVANQQLKVGILSADPLTGMFNPVFYLQATDWDVMNGTMTGAFTTDDSARLKQDDKDAPVMFHLDRDKKEVTLTINKDLKWSNGEDVKSDDIIATYQLMGNPKYTDNVRYTDEFEVIEGMKEYHDGKASSIAGITKKDDKTVVIKYKEIKPALLWGGGFITEFLNKKQVEAASKDFAKFAEAELNTKPLSYGPYYLDKVVNGESVLAKANPYYYKKDKVKIPEIQYKVVSPAQASAVLKNGEIDYMTQLTTGVWEGTKDAQNGTILGQSERYVSYVGFKLGKFNKEKNEVEVDPNAKAADKRVRQAFGYAVDWDQINEKLYKGLRFTPTGSGFYPPIVKMFHSAEGEKYTKDVEKAKKLLDEAGLKDKDGDGLREDKNGNKLTFNFAIRNTGQDFDQALADTFIKSWKEVGLDVKLVDGKLMAPKDWSQRVQGDDLGIDIFQGAWGLGTDPNASSLVGKSTPLNYQRYTTEEIQKSLDAMGSSDMFDDKKLVEAYQKFDKQFREEAAWLPFSWKSDLTWVNKRIKNLDVEKINLGTQKLYELELTAEAPAK; from the coding sequence ATGCAAAAGAAAAAAATGTTAAAGGTAGTTAGCTCAGCTATGGCGCTCACAATGGTGCTTGCAGGATGTTCAAGCACAAGTAATAAACAAAAAGGAACTAAAGCAGCAGTAGAATTTAAAACATCAGTAGACAACGGTGGGACTGCAGTAGCTAATCAACAACTGAAAGTTGGGATTTTAAGTGCAGACCCATTAACAGGAATGTTTAACCCTGTTTTCTATTTACAAGCAACTGACTGGGATGTAATGAACGGAACGATGACAGGAGCATTCACAACAGATGACTCAGCTCGTTTAAAACAAGATGACAAAGATGCACCGGTTATGTTCCATTTAGACCGTGATAAAAAAGAGGTTACATTAACAATTAATAAGGATCTTAAATGGAGTAATGGAGAAGATGTAAAATCTGATGATATTATTGCTACATATCAACTTATGGGTAATCCTAAATATACAGATAATGTTCGTTATACTGATGAGTTTGAAGTAATCGAAGGTATGAAGGAATATCATGATGGGAAAGCAAGTTCTATTGCTGGTATTACGAAAAAAGATGACAAAACGGTTGTTATTAAATATAAAGAAATCAAGCCAGCTCTTCTTTGGGGAGGAGGATTCATTACTGAATTCTTAAATAAAAAACAAGTAGAAGCAGCATCAAAAGACTTCGCTAAGTTTGCAGAAGCAGAATTGAATACAAAACCATTGTCTTATGGTCCATATTACTTAGATAAAGTAGTTAATGGGGAAAGTGTATTGGCGAAAGCTAATCCATATTACTACAAAAAAGATAAAGTAAAAATTCCTGAAATTCAATACAAAGTAGTATCTCCTGCACAAGCGAGTGCTGTTCTTAAAAATGGTGAAATAGACTATATGACACAATTAACTACTGGAGTTTGGGAAGGAACTAAAGATGCTCAAAATGGAACAATCTTAGGGCAATCAGAACGTTACGTATCTTATGTAGGATTTAAACTTGGTAAATTTAATAAAGAAAAAAATGAAGTAGAAGTTGATCCAAACGCAAAAGCAGCTGATAAACGAGTTCGTCAGGCATTTGGATATGCAGTTGACTGGGATCAAATTAATGAAAAACTTTATAAAGGATTACGTTTCACTCCAACTGGTTCAGGATTCTATCCTCCAATAGTTAAAATGTTCCACAGTGCAGAAGGTGAAAAATATACTAAAGACGTAGAAAAAGCTAAAAAACTTCTTGATGAAGCAGGTCTTAAAGACAAAGATGGTGACGGATTAAGAGAAGATAAAAATGGTAATAAACTTACATTTAACTTCGCAATCCGTAACACAGGTCAAGATTTCGACCAAGCATTAGCAGATACATTCATCAAATCTTGGAAAGAAGTAGGATTAGATGTAAAACTTGTTGACGGTAAGCTTATGGCACCAAAAGACTGGTCACAACGTGTTCAAGGGGATGACCTAGGAATCGATATTTTCCAAGGAGCTTGGGGATTAGGAACAGATCCAAATGCTTCTTCATTAGTAGGTAAATCTACACCACTTAACTACCAACGTTACACAACAGAAGAAATCCAAAAATCATTGGATGCAATGGGAAGTAGTGATATGTTTGATGACAAGAAACTTGTAGAAGCATATCAAAAATTTGATAAACAATTCAGAGAAGAAGCAGCGTGGTTACCATTCAGCTGGAAGAGTGATTTAACATGGGTTAACAAACGTATTAAAAATCTGGATGTAGAAAAAATAAATCTAGGTACACAAAAACTTTATGAGTTAGAATTAACTGCGGAAGCCCCAGCAAAATAA